DNA from Stenotrophomonas acidaminiphila:
TGGCAGCCCACGCCGCTGCCGGCGCGGCGCTGGATCGCGCTCGCCGCGGTGCTCGGCTACGTGGCAGGGTGCCTGGCGCTGTGGTGGCGCGCGCGCCCGCGCCCGGACGAGCCCGGCGACAGCGGCGAACCGCCGCTGCTGGTGGCCTGGGCCAGCCAGACCGGCTTCGCCCGGCAGCTGGCCGGGCATACCGCGCAGAGCCTGCGCGATGGCGGTTGCCGGGTACGCCTGCGCGCGCTCGACCAGGTCGATGCGGCGCTGCTGGCCGGTACCCGCAAGGCACTGTTCATCGCCAGCACCACCGGCGAGGGCGATCCGCCCGACCACGCCCTGGCCTTCCTCGGCCAGGTGATGCGCCAGGCGCCGGCGCTGCCGGCACTGCAGTACGCGGTGCTGGCGCTGGGCGACCGCAGCTACGCGGACTACTGCGCGTTCGGCCACCGGCTCGACGACTGGCTGCGCGGACAAGGCGCGCAGCCGTTGTTCGATACCGTGGACGTGGACAATGCCGATCCGGCCGCGCTGCGCCACTGGCAGCAGCTGCTCGGCCAGTTCGGCGACGGCCGCGTGCAGGCCGACTGGAGCCCGCCCGATTACCAGCCGTGGGTGCTGCGCGCACGGACGCGGACCAATCCGGGCAGCGTCGGCGGCCCGGTGTTCCAGCTGTGCCTGCAACCGGCCGACGGCGCGCTGCCCGCCTGGCAGGCCGGCGATATCGCCGAAATCGGCCCACGGCACGCGCCGGCCACGGTCGAACAGTGGATGCGCGCGCACGCGCTCGATCCGGCGACAACGCTGGCCGATGGCCGCGCGCTGCGTGAACTGCTGGCCGCGGCCAGGCTGCCCGAGGCGATCGATGGCAGCGCGCCCGAGGCGATCGCGGCGGCGCTGCAGCCATTGCCGCACCGGGAATACTCCATCGCCTCGCTGCCCTCGGAGAACCACCTGCGGCTGCTGCTGCGGCGGCAGTCGCATCCGGACGGCACTCCGGGCCTGGCCAGCGGCTGGCTGTGCGACCACGCCGCCATCGGCGCGCGCATCGACCTGCGCCTGCGCGCCAACCCCAACTTCCACCCGCCGGCCGGCGACGCGCCGCTGGTGCTGATCGGCAACGGCACCGGCATCGCCGGCCTGCGCGCGCACCTGCGCGCACGCATCGACGCCGGCGCACGGCGCAACTGGCTGCTGTTCGGCGAACGCCACCGCGCCCACGATTTCCACTTCGGCGACGAGCTGGAGCAGTGGCGTCGCGATGGCGGCATCGAACACCTGGATACCGTGTTCAGCCGTGATGGCGGGCCCCATCGCTACGTGCAGGACGTGCTGGCCGCGCAGGCCGGGCGATTGCGGCGCTGGGTCGACCACGGCGCCACCGTGCTGGTCTGCGGCAGCCTGCAGGGCATGGCGCCGGCGGTGGACGCGGTGATCGCACAGGTGCTGGGGCACGAACGCAAGGAACAACTGGTCCGGGAACGGCGCTACCGCCGCGATGTTTACTGACGGACCCGCATGAAGCGGGGAGCGGCGGGGCCGCCTGCCGGGACGTGAGGGGGTAATGCCCCTGCGGGGCAAGCCCCGCCTCTACGATCCGCATCAACACAGGACCGTGGTGCCGGGCGTGTCCGGCACATGGCTTTTCCGGTAATGCCACATGCGGGGCAAGCCCCGCCTCTACCATCCACATCAACACAGGACCGTAGTGCCGGGCGTGTCCGGCACGTGACTTTCCCGGAAATGCCGCATGCGGGGCAAGCCCCGCATCTACGATCCGCATCAACACAGGACCGTGGTGCCGGGCGTGCCCGGCACATGGCTTTTCCGGTAATGCCGCATGCGGGGCAAGCCCCGCCTCTACGGCAGCAGCGCCATCCACTGCCTGATCAGCGCCACCACTGCGGCCTGCCTGGCTTCCAGTTCGGCGGCATCGCGGAATTCGAGCAGGGCGCGGTCCGGCGCCAGCCAGGTGAGCAGGCCGTCCGGATCGGCGATGGCGCCCACCGGCAGGCTGCGCTTCTGCGTTCCCAGGTGCAGGATCAGGCGCACCACGTCGGGCCGGCGCAGCTGCATCGTCGCGAAGTGCCCGCGGCTGCGGAAGCTGGGGGCATTCCACTTGACCTCGTCGCGGATCGCCGGATCCACCGCCAGCAGCAACGCACGCAGCGCGCGGATCACTGCCAGCCGCGGGTGATCGAGCGCATCGATGAAGGCATCGACGTCCTTGCCATGGGTCTTGTCCATCGTCGCTCCCGGCGCTGCGGCCAGACGCCATCATCGGCCGCCGCGCACGCGGCTGTCCACGCGCCGCGGCCGCCTCAGGCGACGTGCGCGGCCGGCGAGACCCGGATCGCCAGCAGCTCGCCGGCACCGTGCAGCGCATGCCGCCGGCGCTCGCCGGCCCCCAGCCAGGCGCTGTCGCCGGCCTCCAGCGGCGGCAGCATCGGGTCCTCGAACGCCGCCTGCCCGGCCAGCAGGTGGATCGCCCACGCCACCTGCGGCTCGCAGAAGAACAGCATGCTGCCGACCAGCGGCCGGTGCAGCAGCTCGGCACGCAGGTCGGCGCGACGCCACATCAGGTTGAAATCGCGGGTCGGGCCATCGACCAGTTCGCCGTCCAGCGCGTCCTCGCCGGCGAACCGCAGCCGCTGGTAGGGCGGCAGCAGGGTTTGGCAGCGGCCATCGGCGAAGCGCAGGCGCAGACCCTCGCCTTCGAGCAGCACCAGTTCGCGTTCGATGCCGGGAAACGCGGAAAACG
Protein-coding regions in this window:
- a CDS encoding sulfite reductase subunit alpha, with protein sequence MNHPGSMRTIAGNAVVIAALLAIAGLLLRLHLGQDGWQPTPLPARRWIALAAVLGYVAGCLALWWRARPRPDEPGDSGEPPLLVAWASQTGFARQLAGHTAQSLRDGGCRVRLRALDQVDAALLAGTRKALFIASTTGEGDPPDHALAFLGQVMRQAPALPALQYAVLALGDRSYADYCAFGHRLDDWLRGQGAQPLFDTVDVDNADPAALRHWQQLLGQFGDGRVQADWSPPDYQPWVLRARTRTNPGSVGGPVFQLCLQPADGALPAWQAGDIAEIGPRHAPATVEQWMRAHALDPATTLADGRALRELLAAARLPEAIDGSAPEAIAAALQPLPHREYSIASLPSENHLRLLLRRQSHPDGTPGLASGWLCDHAAIGARIDLRLRANPNFHPPAGDAPLVLIGNGTGIAGLRAHLRARIDAGARRNWLLFGERHRAHDFHFGDELEQWRRDGGIEHLDTVFSRDGGPHRYVQDVLAAQAGRLRRWVDHGATVLVCGSLQGMAPAVDAVIAQVLGHERKEQLVRERRYRRDVY